Part of the Salvia splendens chloroplast, complete genome genome, TTCAAGTCACAACATAAGAGCCGTTTTCACTATCTTTCTTTGATTCCAAATCAAGATTCATTTCTATCTATCTAAGTCTATTTAGATATATAGCTATCAGATTGCGGTTTCATGTACCAACCATTTCTATGTTGCATTGTCGCATCTGATATTTTTGTTACGACAGTGTAATGGAGAATGGATGCGAGAAAGATACTTTTCTCTTTTTTCATTAAATTCAATAAAAAAATGAAAGTATCTTTCTTTCTAAGAGATAAGATTCAATAGAAAAATATTCGAAGCGTCTTTTTGACTTTGACTCGTGGGAAGATATACTCTGGAATCTTGGATTTATCTGAAGGAAGAAAGAAAAGAAGATATAACAAAGAAGACACTCAAAGAAAATGAAAAAAGAAATTAATACAATTATGTATATGCAATTGGCATAGTTTAGTATACATAGAAATTAGAACAGTCTAGAAATAGCTTTCTTTTTCTCAATCTCACAAACAAGATCTAAGAATAACATTAGTTAATCGAAGAAGAGGGGAGGTAGATCGCAGGATCGGTTAGTAGTGAGGGATGGGGTTCACCTGCTCCTTGAACAGCTCTTTGAAAAGATTCATCTATCTGATTGATGAGCCATAAGAAGACAGTTCACGGTTCAGATACTTAGTAACAAAGAATAATCAAATTGAGTTCGTGGATTTCCCCAGGTCAGTTTGGGGGCCAATAAAGAATTTTCTCTTCGAAACCCGTTGGAAGGGGCAGTGCAAGAGAAATCGTAGAGAAATGATCGAATCTTCAGACGCCCCGAAAATACTATGAGGTGCTCGGAAATGGTCGAAGTCGTTGAATAGGAGGATCACTATGACTATAGCCCTTGGTAAATTTACCAAAGACGAAAATGATTTATTTGATATTATGGATGACTGGTTACGGAGGGACCGTTTCGTTTTTGTAGGCTGGTCCGGCCTATTGCTCTTTCCTTGTGCCTATTTTGCTCTAGGGGGTTGGTTCACAGGTACAACCTTTGTAACTTCCTGGTATACCCATGGATTGGCGAGTTCCTATTTGGAAGGTTGTAATTTCTTAACAGCCGCAGTTTCTACTCCTGCTAATAGTTTAGCACATTCTTTATTGTTACTGTGGGGTCCTGAAGCACAAGGAGATTTTACTCGTTGGTGTCAATTAGGTGGTCTGTGGACTTTTGTTGCTCTGCATGGCGCTTTCGGACTAATAGGTTTCATGTTACGTCAATTTGAGCTTGCTCGATCTGTTCAATTGCGACCTTATAATGCAATCGCATTCTCTGGTCCAATTGCTGTTTTTGTTTCTGTATTTCTGATTTATCCACTAGGGCAGTCTGGTTGGTTCTTTGCACCCAGTTTTGGTGTAGCAGCTATATTTCGATTCATCCTCTTTTTTCAAGGATTTCATAATTGGACGCTGAATCCATTTCATATGATGGGAGTTGCCGGTGTATTGGGGGCTGCTTTGCTATGCGCTATTCATGGTGCTACCGTAGAAAATACTTTATTTGAAGATGGTGATGGTGCAAATACATTCCGTGCTTTTAACCCAACTCAAGCCGAAGAAACTTATTCCATGGTCACCGCTAATCGCTTTTGGTCCCAAATCTTTGGGGTTGCTTTTTCCAATAAACGTTGGTTACATTTCTTTATGTTATTTGTACCAGTAACCGGTTTATGGATGAGTGCTCTTGGAGTAGTCGGTTTGGCCCTGAACCTACGTGCCTATGACTTCGTTTCTCAAGAAATTCGTGCAGCGGAAGATCCGGAATTTGAGACTTTCTATACCAAAAATATTCTATTAAACGAAGGTATTCGTGCTTGGATGGCGGCTCAAGATCAGCCTCATGAAAATCTTATATTCCCTGAGGAGGTTCTACCACGTGGAAACGCTCTTTAATGGAACTTTATCTGTAGCTGGTCGTGACCAAGAAACCACCGGTTTTGCTTGGTGGGCCGGAAATGCCCGACTTATTAATTTATCCGGTAAACTACTAGGAGCTCATGTAGCCCATGCCGGATTAATCGTATTCTGGGCGGGGGCAATGAACCTATTTGAAGTGGCTCATTTCGTACCAGAGAAACCTATGTATGAACAAGGATTAATTTTACTTCCCCATCTAGCTACTCTAGGTTGGGGGGTAGGACCCGGGGGAGAAGTTATAGATACCTTTCCATACTTTGTATCTGGAGTACTTCATTTAATTTCCTCTGCAGTATTGGGCTTTGGCGGTATTTATCATGCACTTCTGGGACCCGAGACATTGGAAGAATCTTTTCCATTCTTCGGTTATGTATGGAAAGATAGAAATAAAATGACCACAATTTTAGGTATTCACTTAATCTTGTTGGGTCTGGGTGCTTTTCTTCTAGTCTTCAAAGCTCTTTATTTTGGGGGCGTATATGATACTTGGGCTCCGGGAGGGGGAGATGTAAGAAAAATTACCAACTTGACCCTTAGCCCAAGTATCATATTTGGTTATTTACTAAAATCCCCCTTTGGGGGGGAAGGATGGATTGTTAGTGTGGACGATTTAGAAGATATAATCGGAGGACATGTATGGTTAGGTTCCATTTGTATACTTGGTGGAATCTGGCATATCTTAACTAAACCCTTTGCGTGGGCTCGACGCGCCCTTGTATGGTCTGGAGAGGCTTACTTATCTTATAGTTTAGCGGCTTTATCCGTCTTTGGTTTCATTGCTTGTTGTTTTGTCTGGTTCAATAATACTGCTTATCCTAGCGAGTTTTACGGACCTACTGGACCAGAAGCTTCTCAGGCTCAAGCATTTACTTTCCTAGTTAGAGATCAACGTCTTGGGGCTAATGTAGGATCTGCTCAAGGACCTACTGGCTTAGGTAAATATCTAATGCGTTCCCCGACTGGAGAAGTCATTTTTGGAGGAGAAACTATGCGTTTTTGGGATCTGCGTGCTCCTTGGTTAGAACCTCTAAGAGGTCCAAATGGATTGGACTTGAGTAGGTTGAAAAAAGACATACAACCTTGGCAAGAACGGCGTTCCGCAGAATATATGACTCATGCTCCTTTAGGCTCTTTAAATTCTGTGGGTGGTGTAGCTACTGAGATTAATGCAGTCAATTATGTCTCCCCTAGAAGTTGGTTAGCTACCTCTCATTTTGTTCTAGGATTCTTCCTTTTTGTGGGTCATTTATGGCACGCGGGAAGGGCTCGTGCAGCTGCAGCAGGATTCGAAAAAGGAATTGATCGTGATTTTGAACCTGTTCTTTTCATGACCCCTCTTAATTGAGATAAGACAGGAAATCTAATGCTTGAATTGAAGTAGGAATCACTTTGATTTCATCATATATATTGGGATCAGGTTATACTTAAAAAGTATTCCTTTATTCTTTTTTTTCATTTCTATCTAATCGATTTTTCTATTTTTTCTGGCTTGGCTAGGTGGGATAGCCGAGCCATTCCCTCTTTCTTTATGAAACCAATCCGGGCAAAACCAATAGCAACAAATCGATTCAACGAAGAAAAAAGGGAGAGAGAGGGATTCGAACCCTCGATAGTTCTTTGTTCAAAACTATACCGGTTTTCAAGACCGGGGCTATCAACCACTCAGCCATCTCTCCAAAAGACAATTTTTATTTTATTCCTCCGAATAGAACATGGCCATAGGAGGTAGATACCCCTACTATCTGTAGAAATCTCACTGTAGAAAGATCTCAGGTACTGATCGATCTATTTATCCATATGATAGAATCCAGTATGTCTATTTGTGAAATAAAAAAGAAAATCCCATTTCCCCTGACTCGATGTATGAATAGAGTGCTCAAAGGGGTAGTAATAAGTCCAATCGATTCGTGGGAAACTAAAATCCCTTGATGATCTATTTTCTTACACTGATAGAGGGATCAAATGGTATAGTTTTTTTGTTGGTATCTTGGAGGATTAAAAGCATGACTCTTGTTTTCCAATTGGCTGTTTTTGCATTAATTGCTACTTCATCAATCTTATTGATTAGCGTACCTGTCGTATTTGCTTCTCCCGATGGTTGGTCAAGTAACAAAAATGTTGTATTTTCCGGTACATCATTATGGATTGGGTTAGTCTTTCTGGTGGGTATCCTCAATTCTCTCATCTCTTGAGCCTGTTGGTCCCAGATCCAAAACCGAAACGACCCCCCAAAAAAAATTTTCTCGGTTGTGAGACACATTACAATTTAATACCAAATCCCCAGAAGAAAATGAAAAAAGAAAATTAGAGGGGGGTCAAACTTCTTGGATGAAAAAAATACAATTCATTAGATTCAAAAAATGGTTGGAAAAACTCTAAAGAGAGTCTCTGGCCTGATACTGCACAAATATGATCTAGGTTATCATATACATATATGTGATGATATATTGTGTATGATGAACAAAAAACGCGGATATGGTCGAATGGTAAAATTTCTCTTTGCCAAGGAGAAGATGCGGGTTCGATTCCCGCTATCCGCCCAATATAAAGTAATTTTTTTTAATATGCTAAAGGATTGGGTATAGTTAGTCGTGATAGTGTAGTGAGTCTATCCCCTCTTTTTTCCCCTTCCTACCCCCAAAAAGGGGTCCTAGTTAACATTAACAGAGCCAAAAAATTTTTGGCTAAAAAAAGATGTTGCGGAGACAGGATTTGAACCCGTGACCTCAAGGTTATGAGCCTTGCGAGCTACCAAACTGCTCTACCCCGCGCTGAAGAGAAGAAGTCAAAACTAATAGACAAAAAAGGATTGAATGTGCCCCTCTACCATATCTGTACAAATAGAATAGTACATTTATACAGAATGGTAAAGAGGCCATTTATGATCATCGACTATAGAAATGAAAGGTTAATCCTTACCAACTCGATCTTGTTGCTCCTGGCACCAAACATGCATGAACCATTTCGCGAAGTATGTGTCCGGATAGTCCAAAATCTCGATAGTTAGCTCTCGGTCTTCCGGTCGAAAAACAACGGCGATGCAGGCGTGTAGGTGCACTATTCCGTGGTGGGGATTGTAACTTTCCATAAATTTCCCATTTGTCACTTAATGACGGAACTTTACTTATTTCTTTTTTTGAGGATCGACGAATCAAATGATATTTCTGTTCCAATTTTTGCCTCTTCTTCTCCCTCTGAATCAAACTTTTCCTTGCCATAATGGTTCAGGTCCTATTAGTATCCATGATACAAGTCGAATCCTAGATGTAGAAATATAAGAAGGCAGGCCTTCTCTCCGTCGAAAAAAATGAGATTATCGCGAATATAACACATTCAAAAATTAGCCAAATTTTCCCGACGTAGAGGCAATCAAGAAAGCTGCATAAGTGAATATATAACCTACAGAAAAATGGGCTAATCCAACCAATCTTGCTTGCACAATAGAAAGCGCCACGGGTTTATCTCTCCATCGAATCAAATTCGCCAAAGGTGTGCGTTCATGAGCCCATGCTAAAGTTTCAATCAATTCTTGCCAATATCCCCGCCAGGAGATTAAGAACATAAATCCAGTAGCCCAAACAAGATGTCCAAATAAGAACATCCATGCCCAGACCGATAAACTATTCATACCAAAAGGGTTATATCCATTGATAAGTTGTGAAGAGTTTAACCATAAATAATCTCTTAGCCAGCCCATCAAATAAGTGGAAGATTCATTAAATTGTGAAACGTTACCCTGCCATAATGTGATATGCTTCCAATGCCAATAAAAAGTAACCCATCCAATAGTATTTAACATCCAAAAAACTGCTAAATAAAATGCGTCCCATGCCGAAATGTCACAAGTACCCCCTCGGCCAGGGCCATCGCATGGAAAACTATAACCGAAATCCTTTTTATCTGGCATTAACTTGGAACCCCGTGCATCTAAAGCACCTTTTACTAAGATCAATGTAGTTGTATGTAAACCCAGAGCAATAGCATGATGGACTAAAAAGTCTCCGGGCCCTATTGTTAAGAATAATGAATTAGTATTCTCATTAATAGCATTTAACCAACCGGGCAACCAGATGCTTCGACCCGCGTTGAATGCCGGGCCGCTGGTTGAAGATAAAAGTACATCGAACCCATATGAAGTTTTCCCATGAGCCGATTGTATCCATTGAGCAAATATGGGTTCGATCAAAATTTGCTTTTCCGGAGTACCAAAAGCAAGCATGACATCATTATGAACATAAAGTCCCAAGGTATGGAATCCCAAAAAGAGGCTGGCCCAACTTAAATGAGATATGATAGCTTCCTTATGGTCTAACATTCTTGCCAATACATTATCTTCGTTTTGCTCTGGGTTGTAATCTCTAATGAAAAAGATAGCTCCATGGGCAAAAGCCCCTGTCATGATGAATCCTGCGATATAT contains:
- the rps14 gene encoding ribosomal protein S14, with the translated sequence MARKSLIQREKKRQKLEQKYHLIRRSSKKEISKVPSLSDKWEIYGKLQSPPRNSAPTRLHRRCFSTGRPRANYRDFGLSGHILREMVHACLVPGATRSSW
- the psbZ gene encoding photosystem II protein Z encodes the protein MTLVFQLAVFALIATSSILLISVPVVFASPDGWSSNKNVVFSGTSLWIGLVFLVGILNSLIS
- the psbD gene encoding photosystem II protein D2, which gives rise to MTIALGKFTKDENDLFDIMDDWLRRDRFVFVGWSGLLLFPCAYFALGGWFTGTTFVTSWYTHGLASSYLEGCNFLTAAVSTPANSLAHSLLLLWGPEAQGDFTRWCQLGGLWTFVALHGAFGLIGFMLRQFELARSVQLRPYNAIAFSGPIAVFVSVFLIYPLGQSGWFFAPSFGVAAIFRFILFFQGFHNWTLNPFHMMGVAGVLGAALLCAIHGATVENTLFEDGDGANTFRAFNPTQAEETYSMVTANRFWSQIFGVAFSNKRWLHFFMLFVPVTGLWMSALGVVGLALNLRAYDFVSQEIRAAEDPEFETFYTKNILLNEGIRAWMAAQDQPHENLIFPEEVLPRGNAL
- the psbC gene encoding photosystem II CP43 chlorophyll apoprotein, with amino-acid sequence MKILYSLRRFYHVETLFNGTLSVAGRDQETTGFAWWAGNARLINLSGKLLGAHVAHAGLIVFWAGAMNLFEVAHFVPEKPMYEQGLILLPHLATLGWGVGPGGEVIDTFPYFVSGVLHLISSAVLGFGGIYHALLGPETLEESFPFFGYVWKDRNKMTTILGIHLILLGLGAFLLVFKALYFGGVYDTWAPGGGDVRKITNLTLSPSIIFGYLLKSPFGGEGWIVSVDDLEDIIGGHVWLGSICILGGIWHILTKPFAWARRALVWSGEAYLSYSLAALSVFGFIACCFVWFNNTAYPSEFYGPTGPEASQAQAFTFLVRDQRLGANVGSAQGPTGLGKYLMRSPTGEVIFGGETMRFWDLRAPWLEPLRGPNGLDLSRLKKDIQPWQERRSAEYMTHAPLGSLNSVGGVATEINAVNYVSPRSWLATSHFVLGFFLFVGHLWHAGRARAAAAGFEKGIDRDFEPVLFMTPLN